The Fibrobacterota bacterium genome has a segment encoding these proteins:
- a CDS encoding class I SAM-dependent methyltransferase: MAQNDTGLRRLLTWPWFYDFFQDLVGGVALRRRFVNEFLRPSPGARVLDIGCGTGNMLSYLPDGCGYLGFDFSEDYIAAARARYGERGRFTCARVDAHGAAQGLEGEGKFDFAIAFGVLHHLDDAEAARVFDCARQSLKPGGRLATIDPAFVAGQGKLARYVVSRDRGRNVRTPEGYAGLGRGIFPDLEVHVLRDTLRIPSDAVVLVAKA; the protein is encoded by the coding sequence ATGGCCCAGAACGATACCGGACTCCGCCGGCTGCTGACCTGGCCCTGGTTCTACGATTTCTTCCAAGACCTGGTCGGCGGCGTCGCCCTCCGTCGCCGTTTCGTAAACGAGTTCCTGCGCCCTTCCCCCGGCGCCCGCGTCCTGGACATCGGCTGCGGTACCGGGAACATGCTCTCCTACCTCCCCGACGGTTGCGGTTACCTGGGATTCGATTTCAGCGAGGATTACATCGCAGCCGCGCGCGCGCGTTATGGGGAGCGCGGCCGGTTTACCTGCGCCAGGGTCGATGCGCATGGGGCGGCGCAAGGCCTCGAAGGCGAAGGGAAGTTCGATTTCGCCATCGCCTTCGGAGTGCTTCACCACTTGGACGACGCCGAAGCCGCGCGCGTCTTCGATTGCGCCCGGCAGTCGCTCAAGCCGGGCGGGCGTTTGGCCACCATCGATCCCGCCTTCGTGGCCGGCCAAGGGAAACTCGCCCGTTACGTAGTCTCCCGTGATCGCGGCCGCAACGTCCGCACGCCCGAAGGGTATGCCGGCCTTGGGCGCGGGATTTTCCCGGACCTGGAAGTCCACGTCCTCCGCGATACCCTCCGCATCCCTTCGGACGCGGTCGTTCTGGTTGCCAAGGCCTGA
- a CDS encoding GNAT family N-acetyltransferase: MTAATPLPDWEALPWDTACFGFPTARLRPGLPAGALGKAVESLRSGGVRLAYWNTLPEDKEGLAAASALGGMRVDERVRYLADPLPAASTPAVSIGSAAPGRAVDATGRGWDRVLEDLAIHAGKYSRFKTDPHFPAEGFRALYREWMRKSLTGERADAVLVLPGVADPVSVVTLTARDGEGSIGLIAVAPGMEGRGLGSELMRASGEWFRARGCARASVVTQGANLAACALYERHGYLVKQREIVHHFWL; the protein is encoded by the coding sequence ATGACGGCCGCGACTCCGCTCCCGGACTGGGAAGCGCTTCCCTGGGACACCGCCTGCTTCGGCTTCCCGACCGCGCGCTTACGCCCGGGCTTGCCCGCCGGGGCATTGGGGAAAGCCGTGGAGTCATTGCGATCCGGCGGCGTCCGCCTCGCATACTGGAATACGCTTCCGGAGGATAAGGAAGGCTTGGCGGCGGCCTCTGCCCTGGGCGGGATGCGGGTCGATGAGCGCGTCAGGTACCTAGCGGATCCGCTGCCGGCGGCATCCACCCCTGCCGTTTCCATCGGTTCGGCTGCTCCGGGGCGCGCGGTGGATGCGACGGGGCGGGGTTGGGATCGGGTCCTGGAGGACCTGGCGATACACGCCGGGAAATATTCCCGATTCAAAACCGATCCCCATTTCCCGGCCGAGGGCTTTCGCGCCCTGTATCGCGAATGGATGCGCAAGTCCCTGACCGGAGAACGCGCCGATGCCGTATTGGTTTTGCCCGGCGTGGCGGATCCGGTCAGCGTCGTTACCCTTACGGCCCGGGACGGGGAAGGCTCCATCGGGCTCATCGCGGTGGCGCCAGGCATGGAAGGCCGGGGCCTGGGCTCCGAGCTGATGCGCGCGTCAGGGGAATGGTTCCGCGCGCGGGGCTGCGCGCGCGCCAGCGTCGTCACCCAAGGCGCGAACCTTGCGGCCTGCGCTCTTTACGAGCGCCATGGCTACCTGGTGAAGCAGCGCGAAATCGTACACCATTTTTGGTTGTGA